A single genomic interval of Streptomyces graminofaciens harbors:
- a CDS encoding TetR/AcrR family transcriptional regulator: MASTNGLRVRRRRQTRRDVHAAALWLAREHGFDKITANMISAEAEVSPRTFFNYFPNKEAAVLPGPTELPEGLAAEFIARGAAHPREVLADLTQLLVRDLADNAPQRQETHAVFALTRSHPALPAAMPTRFDCFQRSIAEAVAQRPSNGPTVRCRPCSPPSP; encoded by the coding sequence ATGGCTTCCACCAACGGTCTGCGTGTCCGGCGCCGTCGGCAGACGCGGCGAGATGTCCATGCGGCCGCACTGTGGCTGGCTCGGGAACATGGCTTCGACAAGATCACCGCCAACATGATCAGTGCGGAGGCCGAAGTCTCGCCGCGCACGTTCTTCAACTATTTCCCGAACAAGGAAGCGGCCGTACTGCCAGGCCCCACCGAGCTGCCCGAAGGGTTGGCCGCGGAGTTCATCGCGCGCGGAGCCGCGCACCCCAGGGAAGTACTCGCGGACCTGACCCAGCTGCTGGTACGGGATCTGGCCGACAACGCGCCGCAACGTCAGGAGACGCACGCCGTCTTCGCGCTCACGCGCAGCCACCCCGCCCTGCCGGCCGCGATGCCGACCCGCTTCGACTGCTTCCAGCGCTCGATCGCCGAGGCGGTCGCGCAGCGGCCGAGCAACGGCCCGACGGTGAGGTGCCGGCCTTGCTCGCCGCCCTCGCCCTGA